Proteins from one Victivallis lenta genomic window:
- a CDS encoding LacI family DNA-binding transcriptional regulator, whose translation MNRDRVVKLKDIADAAGVAVATVSAALNGTGTVSNAMRERVRKVAAEMNYEPNMAAKLLKQKRSRDLGLIVSDLPERIFGSGYFMPMISSFIRQCESEELRCQIEYHDPASSKIPSLLVNGLAGGVLHGGTISPAVRKFLEENPDFPFVALEEESRYNLLSDYELAFYKAVQYLTALDHRRFGLVTGPLEYRRQRQIETGFLRAVDEFALDYRPDEWSVRLPLKEDAATTRGAVEFGRKLFSRKEFPSAVICSDGRAAKGILYAACEAGVRVPEQLSVFACSSQAEAEQSFPTVSSIAWNAPEAIFRGIYMLKTLIEGRPLKEPQILIEPTMTIRETTAKHIG comes from the coding sequence ATGAATCGCGACCGGGTTGTCAAGCTGAAAGATATCGCCGATGCCGCCGGCGTAGCGGTCGCCACGGTATCCGCGGCGCTGAACGGGACCGGAACGGTTTCGAACGCGATGCGGGAACGGGTGCGCAAGGTTGCCGCGGAAATGAATTACGAGCCCAACATGGCCGCCAAGCTGCTCAAGCAGAAGCGAAGCCGCGATCTCGGGCTGATCGTCAGCGACCTCCCGGAGCGGATCTTCGGCTCGGGTTACTTCATGCCGATGATATCGAGCTTCATCCGCCAATGCGAATCGGAGGAACTGCGCTGCCAGATTGAATACCACGACCCGGCTTCCTCAAAGATTCCCTCGCTTCTGGTCAACGGTCTCGCCGGCGGTGTGCTTCACGGAGGAACCATCTCTCCGGCCGTGCGGAAATTTCTGGAGGAGAATCCGGATTTTCCTTTCGTCGCCCTCGAAGAGGAATCCAGATACAATCTGCTCTCCGATTACGAACTCGCCTTCTACAAGGCGGTCCAGTACCTGACGGCGCTGGATCACCGCCGCTTCGGCCTGGTTACGGGGCCGCTGGAATACCGTCGGCAGCGGCAGATTGAAACCGGTTTCCTGCGGGCCGTCGATGAATTCGCCCTCGATTACCGTCCGGACGAATGGTCGGTCCGGTTGCCGCTCAAAGAGGATGCCGCCACCACGAGGGGCGCGGTTGAATTCGGGCGGAAACTGTTTTCCCGCAAAGAGTTTCCGAGCGCCGTAATCTGCAGTGACGGCCGCGCGGCCAAAGGGATTCTCTATGCCGCCTGCGAAGCGGGAGTCCGGGTGCCGGAACAGCTGAGCGTCTTCGCCTGCAGCTCCCAAGCGGAAGCGGAACAGAGTTTTCCGACGGTCAGCTCAATCGCCTGGAACGCGCCGGAAGCGATTTTCCGCGGGATTTACATGCTGAAGACCCTGATTGAGGGCAGACCGTTGAAAGAACCGCAGATTCTGATCGAGCCGACCATGACCATTCGCGAGACAACCGCAAAGCATATTGGATAG
- a CDS encoding prepilin-type N-terminal cleavage/methylation domain-containing protein, producing the protein MKKSFTLIELLVVIAIIAILAAMLLPALNGARERGRATSCLNQQSQLHRGFLLYAEDNNQFVFTNFTTTGVVSWGKYLKEQKYIGVPGILYCPTIKTNSDPYLQQTYGMYRTNLYNTFYNGKKTVWGTFASGSLYYSQKKMRRPTEIFMFADTMRIVPSGNAGKGIYVFSPGWDGSGTDTSGITLIHTGRCNMTFFDGHVKSQSSNELKELGFKSAVIHGGRCEL; encoded by the coding sequence ATGAAGAAGAGTTTCACCTTGATCGAGCTGCTGGTCGTCATTGCGATCATCGCCATCCTCGCCGCCATGCTGCTTCCGGCGCTGAACGGCGCGCGTGAAAGGGGCCGGGCCACCTCCTGCCTCAATCAGCAAAGTCAGCTTCACCGCGGCTTTCTGCTGTATGCTGAAGACAACAACCAGTTCGTCTTCACGAATTTCACGACCACCGGAGTCGTCTCCTGGGGAAAATACCTGAAGGAGCAGAAATACATCGGAGTGCCCGGAATTCTGTACTGCCCGACGATCAAGACGAATTCCGATCCCTACCTTCAGCAGACCTACGGCATGTACCGGACCAATTTGTACAACACATTCTACAACGGAAAAAAAACGGTCTGGGGAACCTTCGCTTCCGGCAGTCTCTATTACTCCCAGAAAAAGATGCGCCGCCCCACCGAAATTTTCATGTTCGCCGACACCATGCGCATCGTGCCCAGCGGCAATGCCGGCAAGGGAATATACGTGTTTTCACCGGGCTGGGACGGTTCCGGCACCGACACCAGCGGAATCACCCTGATTCACACCGGACGCTGCAACATGACCTTCTTCGACGGGCATGTAAAATCGCAGAGCAGCAACGAACTGAAAGAACTCGGATTCAAATCCGCAGTGATTCATGGAGGCAGGTGTGAACTTTAA
- a CDS encoding alpha/beta fold hydrolase encodes MDERRYVELTDERGTINRIAWYDSGGDGPPVLLIHGFAEYACTWDAVIDLLPDGYRYIRLDVKGFGYSSKNDPEHTTLFDLAACTAEFIRRFDLKNLVLAGHSMGGAISCLLLSYADIAERVDKLILIDPAGMFTEVPEFIASLALVSPQNPLLRFASEDLMVYLVMSQAYFREGKISQELIRQYAEAMRLPGARESVIAAARNFRIPNVPAFQAELRKLKLPTLIIWGAEDRIIPLDDADKFHDCLVNSKLVVFPECGHSPQEEMPEETAAAVAEFLNDAAAPALPEPDGAIPAMPDAAAEQKPALGAQLRSLTDSYTLKMHRLVDRWSFGTIFLFGFIKILQLLKKFGMRAEENGWRKATGIFLRNEYSKFVLSCFRLTYYKQEPVPDNFITARQLLIRNLADYIRNHSQLHWSAAPAMFRLGRKKIDFTDIAEAFYDKTGELLWIEMHFDTSRENFSLLTPEQIRDALRRMVININKLRVSECGDQGRVLAGRLRRWARRVPGYSYGARHELKNLVERLLTATFIHCELLPRDPAAMRGRRLSSPNLRKYRNPGWGVLNVIARYTPDFREADLWVQFHHVPVDGMPMQELLADLKQSWGCAGVLAYPALSSPAARPEILYAGNRLFRNRFFIDFEPMLALRRELNAKYVTLMEGPATVAGMLIWGLAQHRFFRNCKMLFPVDSEPKSGNPAERELSLVFIRAGKYIDRSNPLDGFLNFQKEFNQRLWHTRKGSSESYELLELYSMIHPLFYQIALRLMPGSMSEFVGSMGLSILRNADVFISPLSDLQVNGFMTIGDLTHPTEDGGTAGAVSSCGTRDQIRFYQEAMTDLARNYRRFLERQP; translated from the coding sequence ATGGATGAACGCCGTTATGTGGAGCTGACCGACGAGCGGGGGACGATCAACCGCATCGCGTGGTATGACAGCGGCGGTGACGGTCCTCCCGTTCTGCTGATCCACGGTTTTGCCGAATACGCCTGCACCTGGGATGCGGTCATCGATCTCCTGCCGGATGGTTACCGTTATATCCGCCTGGACGTCAAAGGCTTCGGCTACTCGTCGAAGAACGATCCCGAACACACGACGCTTTTCGACCTGGCCGCCTGCACGGCGGAATTCATCCGCCGCTTCGACCTGAAGAATCTGGTTCTGGCCGGGCATTCGATGGGAGGAGCGATCTCGTGCCTGCTGCTCTCTTACGCCGACATCGCGGAACGGGTCGACAAGCTCATCCTGATCGATCCGGCCGGGATGTTCACCGAGGTGCCGGAATTCATCGCGTCGCTTGCGCTGGTCTCCCCGCAGAATCCGCTGCTGCGCTTCGCCAGCGAAGACCTGATGGTCTATCTGGTCATGAGCCAGGCCTATTTCCGCGAAGGGAAGATCAGCCAGGAGCTGATCCGCCAGTACGCCGAAGCGATGCGGCTGCCCGGCGCGCGCGAAAGCGTGATCGCCGCCGCACGGAACTTCCGCATTCCGAACGTCCCGGCGTTCCAGGCAGAATTGCGGAAGCTGAAGCTGCCGACGCTGATCATCTGGGGCGCCGAAGACCGGATCATTCCGCTCGACGACGCCGACAAATTCCACGACTGCCTCGTGAACTCGAAGCTCGTCGTCTTCCCGGAGTGCGGCCATTCTCCGCAGGAGGAGATGCCGGAGGAGACGGCTGCCGCCGTGGCCGAATTCCTGAACGATGCCGCCGCACCGGCGCTCCCGGAACCGGACGGCGCCATCCCCGCGATGCCGGATGCGGCGGCGGAGCAGAAACCGGCGCTCGGCGCCCAGCTCAGATCGCTGACCGACTCCTACACGCTGAAAATGCACCGGCTGGTCGACCGCTGGAGCTTCGGTACGATCTTCCTCTTCGGCTTCATCAAAATCCTGCAGCTGCTCAAGAAGTTCGGAATGCGGGCCGAGGAGAACGGCTGGCGCAAGGCGACCGGAATTTTCCTGCGCAACGAATATTCGAAATTCGTGCTTTCGTGCTTCCGTCTGACCTATTACAAGCAGGAGCCGGTGCCGGACAACTTCATCACAGCCCGGCAGCTGCTGATCCGGAATCTGGCCGATTATATCCGCAACCACAGCCAGCTCCACTGGTCGGCCGCGCCGGCGATGTTCCGGCTCGGACGCAAAAAGATCGACTTCACGGACATCGCCGAGGCGTTTTACGACAAAACCGGCGAGCTGCTGTGGATCGAGATGCACTTCGATACGAGCCGGGAGAACTTTTCGCTGCTGACGCCGGAGCAGATCCGGGATGCGCTGCGCCGCATGGTCATCAACATCAACAAGCTGCGGGTCAGCGAATGCGGCGACCAGGGGCGGGTTCTGGCCGGACGGCTGCGCCGCTGGGCCCGGCGGGTCCCGGGTTACAGCTACGGAGCGCGCCATGAACTCAAAAACCTGGTCGAGCGCCTGCTGACCGCAACCTTCATCCACTGCGAGCTCCTGCCGAGAGACCCGGCGGCGATGCGGGGGCGGCGCCTGTCGAGCCCGAACCTGCGCAAATACCGGAATCCGGGCTGGGGTGTGCTGAATGTCATCGCGCGCTATACGCCGGATTTCCGAGAAGCCGACCTCTGGGTGCAGTTTCATCACGTCCCGGTGGACGGCATGCCGATGCAGGAGCTGCTGGCCGATCTCAAGCAGAGCTGGGGATGCGCCGGCGTGCTCGCCTACCCGGCGCTCAGTTCCCCGGCCGCGCGGCCGGAAATTCTCTATGCCGGAAACCGGCTGTTCCGCAACCGGTTCTTCATCGACTTCGAGCCGATGCTGGCGCTGCGCCGCGAGCTGAACGCCAAATACGTCACGCTGATGGAGGGCCCGGCGACGGTGGCCGGCATGTTGATCTGGGGCCTGGCGCAGCACCGGTTCTTCCGCAACTGCAAGATGCTGTTCCCGGTCGACTCCGAGCCGAAGAGCGGGAACCCGGCCGAGCGGGAACTGAGCCTCGTCTTCATCCGGGCCGGGAAATACATCGACCGCAGCAACCCGCTGGATGGTTTTCTGAATTTCCAGAAGGAGTTCAACCAGCGGCTCTGGCATACGCGGAAGGGGTCGAGCGAAAGCTACGAACTGCTCGAACTCTATTCGATGATCCACCCGCTGTTCTACCAGATCGCGCTGCGGCTGATGCCGGGGTCGATGAGCGAATTCGTCGGTTCGATGGGGCTGTCGATTCTGCGCAACGCCGACGTGTTCATCAGCCCGCTGAGCGACCTGCAGGTCAACGGATTCATGACCATCGGAGACCTGACCCATCCGACCGAAGACGGAGGCACGGCCGGAGCCGTCTCCTCCTGCGGCACCCGCGACCAGATCCGGTTCTATCAGGAGGCCATGACCGACCTCGCCAGAAACTACCGCCGTTTCCTCGAACGGCAGCCGTAA
- the ppdK gene encoding pyruvate, phosphate dikinase, translating to MVDKKYVYSFGGGDSEGSGSMKDLLGGKGANLAEMASLGLPVPPGFTITTECCVDYFKEGSRLPEGLDRQVEAALRKVEQVMGMKFGDPANPLLVSCRSGARSSMPGMMETVLNVGLATSTIPGLIAKTGNERFVYDAYRRLIMMYSDVVMEKAEGIEPEEGKAIRKQLDEMLDRLKESKGYASDTDLTVEDLKQLCEAFKRKVRETLGKEFPDDPMQQLRGGICAVLKSWNGKKAVSYRRIEGIPDEWGTAVNVQSMVFGNMGDTSATGVAFTRNPATGENKFYGEWLVNAQGEDVVAGTRTPNPLNADTCNEQNKHLKSLEELYPALYKQLFDIRNKLEAHYRDMLDIEFTIQEGVLYMLQCRVGKRTGTAALNMAMDMLDEKMIDEKTAVLRVSPAQLDELLHPILDPKAEKCAALIAKGLPAGPGGAVGRIVFSSAEAVAAAAKGEAVVMVREETNPEDVEGMRAATGILTARGGMTSHAALVCRGWGKCCIVGAGSLVIDEAKGTLKVGGKTYTSADAISLNGTRGYVYEGRLATIDSSENPQLKHFMALVDKYRRLGVRANADTPDDAQIARSFGAEGIGLFRTEHMFYGKNSEKPLFALRKMILSHTREERVKALDELFVFVKSDIKNTLKAMGGLPVTFRLLDPPLHEFVPNAPEARAELAASLGITVEEIAKRAENLHEVNPMMGHRGVRLGVTYPEVSEMQMRAILEAACELEREGEACKPEIMIPVTCDSSELRFQKKILARVAEQVAKKFGLDSVAYKVGTMIEIPRACLLADEMAAEADFFSFGTNDLTQMTFGFSRDDIGGFLGDYLDKKLLAADPFQTIDQSGVGKLIEYAVENGRRTKPELKIGICGEQGGEAKSVAFCDRIGLNYVSCSPFRVPIARLAAAQAAIVDGR from the coding sequence ATGGTGGACAAGAAGTATGTGTACTCCTTCGGCGGCGGCGACTCCGAAGGCTCCGGTTCGATGAAGGATCTGCTCGGCGGCAAGGGCGCGAACCTTGCGGAAATGGCTTCGCTCGGCCTGCCGGTGCCGCCGGGCTTCACGATCACGACCGAATGCTGCGTCGATTATTTCAAGGAAGGCAGCCGCCTTCCGGAAGGACTCGACAGGCAGGTCGAAGCCGCGCTGCGCAAGGTCGAGCAGGTCATGGGCATGAAATTCGGCGACCCCGCCAATCCGCTGCTGGTCTCCTGCCGCTCCGGCGCCCGCAGCTCGATGCCGGGCATGATGGAGACCGTGCTGAATGTGGGCCTGGCCACCTCGACGATCCCCGGGCTCATCGCCAAAACCGGCAACGAACGGTTCGTCTATGACGCCTACCGCCGGCTGATCATGATGTATTCCGACGTAGTCATGGAGAAAGCCGAAGGGATCGAGCCCGAAGAGGGCAAGGCGATCCGCAAGCAGCTCGATGAAATGCTTGACCGCCTGAAGGAGTCCAAAGGGTACGCCAGCGATACCGACCTGACCGTCGAAGACCTGAAACAGCTCTGCGAGGCCTTCAAACGGAAGGTCAGGGAGACGCTCGGCAAGGAGTTCCCGGACGACCCGATGCAGCAGCTCCGGGGCGGCATCTGCGCCGTGCTCAAGAGCTGGAACGGCAAAAAGGCCGTCTCCTACCGCCGCATCGAGGGGATTCCGGACGAATGGGGCACCGCGGTCAATGTGCAGAGCATGGTGTTCGGCAACATGGGCGACACTTCCGCCACCGGCGTTGCCTTCACGCGCAACCCGGCCACCGGAGAGAACAAGTTCTACGGCGAGTGGCTCGTCAATGCGCAGGGCGAGGACGTCGTCGCCGGCACCCGCACCCCGAATCCGCTGAACGCCGACACCTGCAACGAACAGAACAAGCACCTGAAGTCGCTCGAAGAGCTCTATCCGGCGCTCTACAAGCAGCTGTTCGACATCCGCAACAAGCTCGAAGCGCACTACCGCGACATGCTCGACATCGAGTTCACGATTCAGGAAGGCGTCCTCTACATGCTACAGTGCCGCGTCGGCAAGCGGACCGGAACGGCCGCCCTCAACATGGCGATGGACATGCTCGACGAAAAGATGATCGACGAGAAGACCGCCGTGCTGCGCGTTTCCCCGGCACAGCTCGACGAGCTGCTGCACCCGATCCTCGACCCGAAGGCCGAAAAATGTGCGGCGCTCATCGCAAAGGGGCTGCCGGCCGGTCCGGGCGGGGCGGTCGGACGCATCGTCTTCTCAAGCGCCGAGGCGGTCGCCGCCGCCGCGAAGGGCGAAGCGGTGGTCATGGTCCGCGAAGAGACGAATCCGGAGGATGTCGAAGGCATGCGCGCCGCGACCGGCATCCTGACCGCGCGCGGCGGCATGACCAGCCACGCGGCTCTGGTCTGCCGCGGCTGGGGCAAATGCTGCATCGTCGGCGCGGGTTCGCTTGTGATCGACGAGGCGAAGGGAACGCTGAAGGTCGGCGGGAAAACCTACACCTCGGCCGATGCGATCAGCCTGAACGGCACGCGCGGATATGTCTACGAAGGACGGCTGGCGACGATCGACTCGAGCGAGAATCCGCAGTTGAAACACTTTATGGCGCTGGTGGACAAGTACCGCCGGCTCGGTGTCCGCGCCAACGCCGACACGCCGGACGACGCGCAGATCGCGCGCAGTTTCGGCGCGGAGGGCATCGGCCTCTTCCGCACCGAACACATGTTCTACGGCAAAAACAGTGAAAAGCCGCTCTTTGCGCTGCGCAAAATGATTCTGTCGCACACCCGCGAAGAGCGGGTGAAGGCGCTGGACGAGCTCTTCGTTTTCGTGAAGAGCGACATCAAAAACACGCTCAAGGCGATGGGCGGGCTGCCGGTCACCTTCCGTCTGCTCGACCCGCCGCTGCACGAATTCGTGCCGAATGCTCCCGAGGCGCGGGCCGAACTGGCCGCATCGCTCGGCATCACGGTCGAAGAGATCGCCAAGCGGGCCGAAAACCTGCATGAGGTGAATCCGATGATGGGACACCGCGGCGTCCGCCTCGGCGTGACCTATCCGGAGGTCTCCGAGATGCAGATGCGCGCGATTCTCGAGGCCGCCTGCGAGCTTGAGCGGGAGGGGGAAGCGTGCAAGCCCGAAATCATGATTCCGGTGACCTGCGACTCCTCCGAGCTCCGTTTCCAGAAGAAGATCCTCGCCCGGGTGGCGGAGCAGGTCGCGAAAAAATTCGGTCTCGACTCCGTCGCCTACAAAGTCGGCACGATGATCGAGATTCCGCGCGCCTGTCTGCTGGCGGACGAGATGGCCGCCGAAGCCGATTTCTTCAGCTTCGGAACAAACGACCTGACCCAGATGACTTTCGGCTTCAGCCGCGACGACATCGGCGGATTCCTCGGGGATTACCTCGACAAGAAGCTGCTTGCGGCGGACCCGTTCCAGACCATCGACCAGTCCGGCGTCGGCAAGCTCATCGAGTATGCGGTTGAAAACGGCCGCCGCACGAAACCGGAGCTCAAAATCGGCATCTGCGGCGAACAGGGCGGCGAGGCGAAGTCGGTCGCGTTCTGCGACCGGATCGGACTCAATTACGTCTCGTGCAGCCCGTTCCGGGTTCCGATCGCCCGCCTGGCCGCGGCGCAGGCCGCGATCGTCGACGGCAGATAA